TGCCACAGGCGCGTGGCGAGCATATGCTCGGCCTCCTCGATGGTGACGCCATCGACATGGTCGATGATCTCGCCCACGGCATAGTCGCCCCAGCGATGCGGCTCGCCGGCCAGCTCGAAGTCGTAGCGGCTGAAATCCAGCCCCTCGGGCACCACCAGATCCGCGGCGGCCACGACCCTGGCCAGGTCGGGCACCACCGGCTCGGGCGCCGGGCTGGCGGCGTCGCGCTTGCGCACCATGACCCAGCGCACATATTCCAGCACCACCGCGCCGACCTGGTTGATGCCGCGGGTGCGGACCCAGACCACGCCGGACTTGCCGTTGGAGTTTTCCTTGAGCCCGATCACCTCGGATTCCGAGCGCAGCGTGTCGCCCGGCCAGACCGGCTGCAGCCAGCGGCCCTCGGCATAGCCCAGGTTCGCGATGGCGTTCAGGCTGACGTCCGGCACCGTCTTGCCGAAGACGGTATGAAAGGCGATCAGGTCGTCCAGCGGCGAGCCTTCCAGCCCGCAATCGGCGGCGAAATCGTCCGAGGAATACAGCGCATGCCGCGCCGGATAAAGCGCGTGATACAGCGCGCGCTCGCCCTCGGCCACGGTGCGGGGGACGGCGTGGCGGATCACCTGGCCGATGCGGTAATCCTCGAAGAAACGGCCCGGATTGGTCTTGCTCATTGTTGTCCCAGTTTCATCTCGGGGTGGTAGTCGTCGGCGATGTCCTTGGTCACCGCCTGGGCGCAGCGCATCTTTCCGCTTGCGGCATCAAAGGCATAGGAGGGGCTGCCGTAAAGCTCCCAGCCCTTTGACAGGGCGGCGCTGACCTTGTGGCAGAAGGCCGAGGTGTCCTCCTCGGTCAGCAGGCGATAGATCTTGGGCATTCAGCCTCCAAAGGGGTTGTAACCCAGCCAGCGGTGGATCAGCCCGACCACCAGCAGGACCAGGACGGCGCCAAGGGCGGCCATGACTTCCTTGCGGACCGGGAACGGGCCGGCGGGCGGGGTCCAGACCGGCTGGGCGCGGTTGATCACCGCCATCTCGACCAGCGCCCAGACCAGCAGCCCGCCGAACAGCACGAAGCTGGGCAGGTCGCCGTTCGGCAGCAGATGCGCGAATGACCACAGCGCGAAGCCGGACAGCTGCGGATGGCGCATGTGCGCGGTGATGCGGGTCTTCATCCCGGCGGCCGCGAACAGGTAGAACGCCGCCAGCACCAGCAGGTTGTTGATGCCCTTGAGCGGCGCCGAGGCGCCCCACCACCAGGGCCCGTCCGCCATGCGATAGCCGAGGATCATCAGAACCACCGACAGCGCCAGCAGCCCGGCCACGCCGCCGCGCCCCAGCCGCGCGCGCAGGCCCGGCGCCAGCCGCTTCGAGAGATGCGCCGCCCACCACAGCGCCACGCCAAGGATCAGGATCAACATCTGGCTTTCCCCTTGCTGGATGCATCCGGCGCAGGTTGGACCTAGCTGGCCAGACGCGCAATGGCCTCGGCCTTGGCCAGCGTGCCGCGCGCGGTGGCGACATGCAGGTTCTCGACGATGCGGCCGTCGACCACGGCGACGCCCTTGCCCTGCGCCGAGGCGGCGTCGAAGGCCTCGATCTGGCGCCGGGCCAGGTCGATCTCGTCCCCGGTGGGGGCAAAGACGGCATTGGCGATCTCGACCTGGGCCGGGTGGATCAGGGTCTTGCCGTCAAAGCCCATGTCGCGGCCCTGCTCGCATTCGGCGCGCAGGCCGTCGTCGTCCTTGAAGGCGTTGTAGACGCCATCGACGATCACCCGGCCATGCGCGCGGGCGGCCAGCAGGCACAGCCCCAGGCCCGCCATCATCGGCAGGCGGTCGGGGCGGAAGCGGCTGCCCAGGTCCTTGGCCAGGTCGTTGGTGCCCATGACCATGCCGCCGAGGCGCGGGTGCGCGGCGATGGCGGCGGCGTTCAGCATGCCCGCCGGCGTCTCCATCATCGCCCAGAGCGGGGTTTGCGGCACCAGCGCGGCCACGCGGTCCAGATCCTCGGGGCGGCTGACCTTGGGGATCAGCACCGCATCGGCGCCGCTGGCAAAGGCGCGGGCGTCATCCTCGCCCCATTCGGTGTCCAGCCCGTTGATGCGCACGATCCGGGCGCGGGCGCCGTAATCCGCCTGCAACGCCTGTGCCAGCATCTCGCGCGCCGCCGGCTTTTCACCGGGCGCCACCGCGTCTTCGAGATCGAAGATGATCGCGTCCGCCGGCAGCGTGCGGGCCTTTTCCATGGCGCGGGCATTGGCCGCGGGAAGGTACAGAACAGAGCGATAGGGACGGGTCATCGGCGCCTCGCGTAATAATCTTGCGCGAAACTGCCCGCAAACGATCCGAATCGCAAGACCTGTTTTGCCGCAGCGCGGCGTCAGAGCCCGTCCCAGATCAGTTTTGCCGAAACGATCATCAGCGCCCAGGTGATGAAACCATAGAAAACCTGCGGCGACATGCGCTTGACCAGCCACAGCCCCGCCAGCACGCCCAGGATGCCCGGCAGCATCAGCCCGGCCGAGATCGCCAGGTTGTGCAGCGACAGCTGGCCCAGCATGGCATAGGGAATCAGCTTCACCGCATTGCAGATGGCGAAGAAGATCGTCGTGGTGCCGGCATAGGTCAGCGGCGGCATGTGCAGCGGCTGGGCATAGACCTGATAGGGCGCGGCGCCGGAATGGCTGACAAAGCTGGTATAGCCCGAGACCATGCCCCAGAACCCGCCGCGCAGCCGGTCGGGCGCCCGCGCCGCCCCGCGCGCGCCGCGCCGCAGCGCGTTCAGCGCGAAGGCCATGCCGATCACGCCGACGATCAGGCCGACGCGGGCGTCGTCGACCAGATGCGCCGTGGCCCAGCCCAGGCCGATGCCGGTGATGGCGCCCGGCACCACCGTCGCCAGCACCCTCGCGTCGAAATCGCGGCGAAAGGCGATCAGCCCGCCGATGTCCGACACGACATAGACCGGCAGCAGGATCCCCGCCGCCTGCACCGGCGAGATCACCAGCGCCATCAGCGGCACCGAGATCGTGCCCACCATCGACAGCCCGCCCTTGGCCAGGCCGATCGAAAAGGCGGCCACCGCCGCCAGCACCCAACCCAGCAGATCCATGCGCGCCTCCGGTATCCCCGGCCCCGGTTACGCCAGCCCGCCGGCCTTGGCAACGCCCGGGCAGCTTCGGCATGTTAGCGATTGACAGCGCGCAATCTTCCTGCGCGCGCGCCAAGATCTCTTGCGATTCCCATTCCAAGGGACTACCCCACCCCGCGAAACCATCATGGAAATCGGAGGTTGACTCATGGCCCGACCCAAGATCGCACTCATCGGTGCGGGGCAGATCGGCGGCACGCTGGCGCATCTGGCCGCGATGAAGGAACTGGGCGATGTCGTCCTGTTCGACATTGCCGAGGGCACGCCTCAGGGCAAGGCGCTGGACATCGCGCAATCGGGCCCGTCCGAGGGTTTCGACGCCGTGATGAAAGGCGCGAATGACTATGCCGACATCGCCGGCGCCGACGTCTGCATCGTGACCGCCGGCGTGCCGCGCAAACCCGGCATGTCGCGCGACGACCTTCTGGGCATCAACCTGAAGGTGATGAAATCGGTCGGCGAAGGCATCAAGCAGCACGCCCCGAACGCCTTCGTGATCTGCATCACCAACCCGCTGGACGCCATGGTCTGGGCGCTGCGCGAGTTCAGCGGCCTGCCGGCAGAGAAGGTCGTCGGCATGGCCGGCGTGCTCGATTCGGCCCGCTTCCGGCACTTCCTGTCGCTGGAATTCGGCGTCTCGATGCGCGACGTGACCGCCTTCGTGCTGGGCGGGCATGGCGACACCATGGTGCCGCTGACCCGCTATTCGACCGTTGCCGGCATTCCGCTGCCCGACCTGGTCAAGATGGGCTGGACCACGCAGGAAAAGCTGGACGCCATCGTGCAGCGCACCCGCGACGGCGGCGCCGAGATCGTCGGCCTGCTGAAGACCGGCTCGGCCTTCTATGCGCCCGCCACCTCGGCCATCGAGATGGCGGAAGCCTATCTGAAGGACCAGAAGCGCGTGCTGCCCTGCGCCGCCTATGTGGACGGCGCCTATGGGCTGGACGGGCTCTATGTCGGCGTGCCGACCGTGATCGGCGCCGGCGGCATCGAGAAGGTCATCGACATCGAACTGAACAAAGACGAGCAGGCGATGTTCGACAAGTCGGTCGATGCGGTCAAGGGCCTGGTCGCGGCCTGCAAGGGCATCGACGCCTCGCTGGCCTGACCGGCGCCTTTCGGCAAACAGGAAACCCCGCGGCACGCAGCCGCGGGGTTTTTTCTTGGCCGTCGCTCTCAGACGAAAACGAAATCGCCCGCGTTCAGCACCCCGGCCTGCACGCCGGCCAGCGTGATGGTGGTGCCGCCGAAGCTGACCTCGGCCCCCGCCGCGGTCTGGCGGATGTCGAGATCGTCGAAGCTGTCGTAACGCTCGCCCTGCCAGCTGCCCGAGACGATGCGGATGCGGTCGATGCCGTCCTGCCAATCCGCGATGCGGTCGGCGCCGTTGTTGACGGCAAAGACGAAGGCATCGGCCCCGGCCCCGCCATTGAGCAGGTCGTTGCCCGCGGCGCCGTTCAGCACATCGTTGCCGAACCCGCCCAGAAGCGTATCGGCCCCGATGCCGCCGTTCAGCGTGTCGTTGCCGCCCTGCCCCTCCAGCCGGTCGTTGCCGCCGGCGCCGTTCAGCACGTTGTTCGCGGCATTGCCCAGCAGCCGGTCGGCGAAATTCGAGCCGTTCACGTTCTCGATGCTGCTCAACCGATCGGTGCCCTGCCCGCCGCCGATGAACTGCGCAGCGGTCAGCGCCAGGTTCACCGCCACCCCGGCGCTGGCGCCGCCATAGCCGGCGGTATCGACGCCCAGCCCGCCGTTCAGCACGTCGTTGCCGGCGCCGCCGACCAGCAGGTCGTTGCCCGCGGCACCGAACAGCACATTGCCCGCGCCGTTGCCCGTCAGCACGTCGGCGAAGGCCGAACCGTTCACGTTCTCGATGCTAAGCAGGGTGTCGGTGCCCTGCCCGCCGCCGATGATCTGGGCCGTGGTCAGCGACAGGTTCACCCTTACGCCGCCGGCCGCCGCGCCATAGGCGGCCAGGTCGATTCCGGCGCCGCCGTCCAGCCGGTCATTGCCGGCACCGCCATTCAGCGTGTCATTGCCGGCCCCGCCATCGACATAATCGCTGCCGGCATAGCCGACGAAGCTGTCGTTGCCGTCATGCAGATAGATCGTGCCATAGCTGACAGTCTGACGGATACCGCTGATGTTGAAGAGGTCGTTTCCGCCGGTGCCCGCAATGTCGTAGATCGAGAAGTCCAGCGTCTCGGTGCCGATCACATTGGCCGCGGTCAGAGCCAGCCGGGCCACGGTCACGTCCCCGGTCAGCCGGATCCGGTCGGCGCCGGCGCCCCCGTCATAGACATCCTGCCCGAAATCGGTGCCGCCGATATAGAAGGTATCGTCGCCCGAGCCGCCGATCAGCCGGTCATTGCCGGTTCCGCCGGTCAGGTAATCGCTGCCGGCACCGCCGTTCAGCGTATCCGCACCCGAGCCGCCGTCGACCTCGTCGCTGCCGGCATAGCCGACGAAGCTGTCGCTGCCGTCGTGCAGATAGATCCAGTCATAGCTGACGGTATAGGTGATGCCGCTGATGTTGAAGACATCGTTTCCGCCGGTGCCCTGGATGTCGTAGATCGCGAAATCCAGCGTCTCGGCGCTGATCACATTGGCACTGGTCAATTGCAGACGCGAGACGGTGATATCGCCCGTCATGCGGATCCGGTCCGCGCCTTCGCCGCCGTCATAGACATCCAGCCCGAAATCGGTGCCGCCGATATAGAAGGTATCGTCGCCCGAGCCGCCGATCAGCCGGTCATTGCCACCGCCGCCGGTCAGGTAGTCGCTGCCGGCACCGCCATTCAGCGTATCCGCGCCCGAGCCGCCATCGACCTCGTCGCTGCCGGCATAGCCGATGAAGCTGTCGTTGCCGTCCGACAGATAGATCCAGTCGTAGCTGACGGTATAGGTAACGCCGCTGATGTTGAAGGCATCGTTTCCGCCGGTGCCGCGGATGTCGTAGATCGCGAAATCCAGCGTCTCGGTGCTGATCACGTTGGCACTGGTCAGTTGCAGGCTGGCCACGGTCACATCCCCGGTCAGCCGGATGCGGTCCGCGCCTTCGCCGCCGTTATAGACGTCGTGCCCGAAATCGGTGCCGCCGATATAGAAGGTATCGTCGCCCGATCCACCGATCAGCCGGTCATTGCCGCCGCCGCCGGTCAGGTAATCGTTGCCGGCACCGCCATTCAGCGTATCCGCACCCGAACCGCCATCGACCTCGTCGCTGCCGGCAAAGCCGATGAAGCTGTCGTTGCCGTCATAGAGATAGATCCAGTCGTAGCTCACCGTATTGGTAATGCCGCTGATGTCGAAGACATCGTTCCCGCCGGTGCCGCGGATGTCATAGATCGAGAAATCCAGCGTCTCGGTGCCTTGCACATGCGCCGCGTCCAGCAGCAGGCTGGACACCGTCAGGTCCGAATACAGCCGGATCCGGTCGTCCCCCTCGCCGCCGTTGAAGAAATCCGTGCCCGGGCTGGTGCCCCCGATCGCGAAGACGTCGTTGCCCGTGCCGCCGATCAGCGTGTCGTTGCCGCCGTTGCCATAGATCGTGTCATTGCCGGCCAGCCCGTCGATCGTCTCGGACGATTCGGTGCCCTCCAGCGTATCATTGCCGTCTGTGGGATAATTCGCCATGTCTCAAATCCTGCGTTTCCAGAAATTGTCGCCCGGCCAGTTCTGGCCCCGGCCGCGGCAAAGTCAAAGCAAAAGCGGGTTGACGCAAGGGCAACCGCGACCGTCCCGACCCTGCTTGCGGTAACGGTCCGGGCTTTTGCGATCACAGCCTGAATGGCTGTGATCACAAACCCGCAAAAGCGGCCGGTTTTCCGCAAATCCCGGCGCATAGTGCTTTGGAGGCCGGCGCGGATGTGCCACAAGCCCGGCCAACCGACTAATGCGGGGGAACTCAGATGAACATCCACGAATACCAGGCCAAGGCGCTGCTGCGCCAATACGGCGCCCCGGTCTCGGACGGCCGCGTCGTCGTCAAGGCCGACGAGGCGAAATCCGCCGCGGGCGAGCTGGACGGGCCGCTTTGGGTCGTCAAGGCGCAGATCCACGCCGGCGGCCGCGGCAAGGGCCATTTCAAGGAAGCGGCAGCCGGTGAAAAAGGCGGCGTCCGCCTGGCGAAATCCGTGGCCGAGGCCGAGGAGCTGACCCGCCAGATGCTGGGCCGCACCCTGGTCACGCACCAGACCGGCGAGTCCGGCAAGCAGGTCAACCGCATCTATATCGAGGACGGCAGCGACATCGAGCGCGAGCTGTATCTGGCGCTGCTGGTCGACCGCCAGACCTCGCGCGTCAGCTTCGTCGCCTCGACCGAGGGCGGCATGGACATCGAGGAAGTCGCGGCCTCGACCCCGGAAAAGATCGTCAGCTTCTCGGTCGACCCGGCCTCGGGGCTCTCGGACTTCCACGGCCGCCGC
This portion of the Paracoccus sp. N5 genome encodes:
- a CDS encoding MaoC family dehydratase, yielding MSKTNPGRFFEDYRIGQVIRHAVPRTVAEGERALYHALYPARHALYSSDDFAADCGLEGSPLDDLIAFHTVFGKTVPDVSLNAIANLGYAEGRWLQPVWPGDTLRSESEVIGLKENSNGKSGVVWVRTRGINQVGAVVLEYVRWVMVRKRDAASPAPEPVVPDLARVVAAADLVVPEGLDFSRYDFELAGEPHRWGDYAVGEIIDHVDGVTIEEAEHMLATRLWQNTAKVHFDVTAREDGRRLIYGGHVISMARALSFNGLANAQMIVALNGGAHANPCFAGDTVRAWSEVLDKAPTQAPGVGALRLRLVAQKGAAGDHALKDEQGKYAPNVLLDLDYWALIPT
- a CDS encoding DUF1737 domain-containing protein, coding for MPKIYRLLTEEDTSAFCHKVSAALSKGWELYGSPSYAFDAASGKMRCAQAVTKDIADDYHPEMKLGQQ
- a CDS encoding NnrU family protein; its protein translation is MLILILGVALWWAAHLSKRLAPGLRARLGRGGVAGLLALSVVLMILGYRMADGPWWWGASAPLKGINNLLVLAAFYLFAAAGMKTRITAHMRHPQLSGFALWSFAHLLPNGDLPSFVLFGGLLVWALVEMAVINRAQPVWTPPAGPFPVRKEVMAALGAVLVLLVVGLIHRWLGYNPFGG
- a CDS encoding CoA ester lyase, with product MTRPYRSVLYLPAANARAMEKARTLPADAIIFDLEDAVAPGEKPAAREMLAQALQADYGARARIVRINGLDTEWGEDDARAFASGADAVLIPKVSRPEDLDRVAALVPQTPLWAMMETPAGMLNAAAIAAHPRLGGMVMGTNDLAKDLGSRFRPDRLPMMAGLGLCLLAARAHGRVIVDGVYNAFKDDDGLRAECEQGRDMGFDGKTLIHPAQVEIANAVFAPTGDEIDLARRQIEAFDAASAQGKGVAVVDGRIVENLHVATARGTLAKAEAIARLAS
- a CDS encoding sulfite exporter TauE/SafE family protein; translated protein: MDLLGWVLAAVAAFSIGLAKGGLSMVGTISVPLMALVISPVQAAGILLPVYVVSDIGGLIAFRRDFDARVLATVVPGAITGIGLGWATAHLVDDARVGLIVGVIGMAFALNALRRGARGAARAPDRLRGGFWGMVSGYTSFVSHSGAAPYQVYAQPLHMPPLTYAGTTTIFFAICNAVKLIPYAMLGQLSLHNLAISAGLMLPGILGVLAGLWLVKRMSPQVFYGFITWALMIVSAKLIWDGL
- the mdh gene encoding malate dehydrogenase; translated protein: MARPKIALIGAGQIGGTLAHLAAMKELGDVVLFDIAEGTPQGKALDIAQSGPSEGFDAVMKGANDYADIAGADVCIVTAGVPRKPGMSRDDLLGINLKVMKSVGEGIKQHAPNAFVICITNPLDAMVWALREFSGLPAEKVVGMAGVLDSARFRHFLSLEFGVSMRDVTAFVLGGHGDTMVPLTRYSTVAGIPLPDLVKMGWTTQEKLDAIVQRTRDGGAEIVGLLKTGSAFYAPATSAIEMAEAYLKDQKRVLPCAAYVDGAYGLDGLYVGVPTVIGAGGIEKVIDIELNKDEQAMFDKSVDAVKGLVAACKGIDASLA
- a CDS encoding calcium-binding protein, whose amino-acid sequence is MANYPTDGNDTLEGTESSETIDGLAGNDTIYGNGGNDTLIGGTGNDVFAIGGTSPGTDFFNGGEGDDRIRLYSDLTVSSLLLDAAHVQGTETLDFSIYDIRGTGGNDVFDISGITNTVSYDWIYLYDGNDSFIGFAGSDEVDGGSGADTLNGGAGNDYLTGGGGNDRLIGGSGDDTFYIGGTDFGHDVYNGGEGADRIRLTGDVTVASLQLTSANVISTETLDFAIYDIRGTGGNDAFNISGVTYTVSYDWIYLSDGNDSFIGYAGSDEVDGGSGADTLNGGAGSDYLTGGGGNDRLIGGSGDDTFYIGGTDFGLDVYDGGEGADRIRMTGDITVSRLQLTSANVISAETLDFAIYDIQGTGGNDVFNISGITYTVSYDWIYLHDGSDSFVGYAGSDEVDGGSGADTLNGGAGSDYLTGGTGNDRLIGGSGDDTFYIGGTDFGQDVYDGGAGADRIRLTGDVTVARLALTAANVIGTETLDFSIYDIAGTGGNDLFNISGIRQTVSYGTIYLHDGNDSFVGYAGSDYVDGGAGNDTLNGGAGNDRLDGGAGIDLAAYGAAAGGVRVNLSLTTAQIIGGGQGTDTLLSIENVNGSAFADVLTGNGAGNVLFGAAGNDLLVGGAGNDVLNGGLGVDTAGYGGASAGVAVNLALTAAQFIGGGQGTDRLSSIENVNGSNFADRLLGNAANNVLNGAGGNDRLEGQGGNDTLNGGIGADTLLGGFGNDVLNGAAGNDLLNGGAGADAFVFAVNNGADRIADWQDGIDRIRIVSGSWQGERYDSFDDLDIRQTAAGAEVSFGGTTITLAGVQAGVLNAGDFVFV